A window of the Archocentrus centrarchus isolate MPI-CPG fArcCen1 chromosome 17, fArcCen1, whole genome shotgun sequence genome harbors these coding sequences:
- the LOC115796171 gene encoding uncharacterized protein LOC115796171, whose amino-acid sequence MFSLVVLALLSCTETQGLQHVFVLHGKDLHLDVEKPVELDETTDLFWRFNNKNNIVKITPERKTVLINIYKGRVEFGQNYSLLLKNVQHSDSGDYTAVTVGGQEQRVAEYKVTVQDPVSPVNLTVTNSSDSCNITVTCSTVDLKISRTFRCDAQNCSQVEEKSLNTTKTFSSLIVYLQQDTIVCNHSNQVSWKHSKVTKLQCEPKPASDGVSLCVVRTVVFCVGLIIMVFAVISVHVMEKIKKKE is encoded by the exons ggCTCCaacatgtgtttgtgctgcatgGAAAAGACTTACACCTGGATGTAGAGAAACCTGTTGAACTTGATGAAACAACAGATTTATTCTGGAGatttaataacaaaaacaatattgtTAAAATCACTCCTGAAAGAAAGACAGTTCTCATTAACATCTATAAAGGAAGGGTTGAGTTTGGACAAAATTACTCTCTGTTATTAAAGAATGTACAACACAgtgacagtggagattatactGCAGTCACAGTTGGGGGACAAGAGCAAAGGGTAGCTGAGTACAAGGTCACAGTCCAAG ATCCAGTGTCTCCAGTTAATCTGACAGTGACCAACAGCTCAGACTCCTGTAACATCACTGTGACCTGCAGCACAGTGGACTTAAAGATCAGCAGAACTTTTAGATGTGATGCCCAAAACTGCTCTCAGGTGGAAGAAAAGAGTCTGAACACCACAAAAACCTTTTCCTCTCTGATTGTTTACCTGCAGCAAGACACCATCGTTTGTAACCATAGCAACCAAGTGAGCTGGAAACACAGCAAGGTGACCAAACTGCAGTGTGAGCCAAAGCCAG CTTCAGATGGTGTTTCCCTCTGCGTGGTGAGGACAGTCGTCTTCTGTGTCGGTCTGATCATCATGGTGTTTGCTGTCATCAGTGTGCACGTCATGGAGAAGATTAAGAAGAAAGAATAA